The Toxorhynchites rutilus septentrionalis strain SRP chromosome 3, ASM2978413v1, whole genome shotgun sequence genome includes a region encoding these proteins:
- the LOC129775405 gene encoding uncharacterized protein LOC129775405 has translation MRTKHFLLILFTVISTSILLILLGPAGQQNDSIKSIVSQTHERLRNLQNNLRDASEPHPEMNPKYLAQLGFTQSLYNGTKCNFSIVTYALPGELASTILYAQNIAAKLPTEQLLIYDLGLVESDLHTLQAFCNSSRCSVISYDLASLPSYVTDVNMHAFRPIIIHDALARARTILFTENSVRLRGTGRELGDVRAKTENGSGVMGWTTQQAVTSRTHPKMFDYFDTDADNFLFLPMISLDFVMFVGTPAVNDKIMLPWVRCMLTPECLHPIGAQSGGCKYNKKPQYRYSGCHGYDTSAFNIILGLTFGFDEAKYSTHEDSSSLYYVETLEQATKILENRRRNISDTSEHPFTED, from the exons ATGAGAACGAAACATTTTCTGTTAATACTGTTCACCGTAATAAGTACAAGTATTTTGCTGATACTGCTAGGTCCGGCCGGACAGCAAAATGATTCAATCAAGAGTATCGTTTCACAAACTCACGAACGGCTGCGGAATTTGCAG AACAACCTTCGTGATGCCAGCGAGCCCCACCCAGAGATGAATCCTAAATATCTCGCACAGCTTGGCTTCACCCAGTCGCTGTACAACGGGACGAAGTGCAATTTTTCAATAGTGACGTACGCCCTCCCTGGTGAACTAGCGTCTACGATACTGTACGCGCAAAACATCGCCGCGAAGCTCCCGACCGAGCAGCTGCTGATCTACGATCTTGGCTTGGTGGAGAGCGATTTGCACACGCTGCAAGCATTTTGCAACAGCTCCCGCTGCTCTGTGATAAGCTACGATCTAGCCTCGCTGCCATCGTACGTAACGGATGTGAATATGCACGCGTTTCGGCCAATCATCATTCACGATGCGCTGGCTCGAGCGCGTACCATTCTGTTCACCGAAAACAGTGTCCGGTTACGGGGCACCGGAAGGGAACTGGGTGATGTTCGGGCAAAAACCGAGAACGGCAGCGGGGTTATGGGATGGACCACCCAACAGGCGGTAACCAGCCGGACTCATCCGAAAATGTTCGACTATTTCGACACGGATGCGGATAATTTTCTGTTCCTGCCGATGATTTCGCTGGATTTCGTTATGTTCGTTGGCACACCAGCCGTGAATGATAAGATTATGCTGCCGTGGGTGCGGTGCATGCTTACGCCCGAGTGTTTGCATCCGATAG GAGCTCAATCCGGCGGATGTAAGTACAACAAGAAGCCCCAGTATCGCTACTCCGGCTGCCACGGGTACGATACGTCCGCCTTCAACATCATACTCGGACTAACGTTCGGTTTCGACGAGGCGAAATACTCGACACACGAGGACTCGAGCAGTCTGTACTATGTGGAAACGCTCGAACAGGCTACGAAAATCCTGGAAAACCGACGGAGAAACATTAGCGATACATCGGAGCACCCTTTCACGGAAGACTAA